The Amphiprion ocellaris isolate individual 3 ecotype Okinawa chromosome 24, ASM2253959v1, whole genome shotgun sequence DNA window TGTGAGAATCAAATTATTccttgcttctttttttattttcttcaaacCCTTCACAAAACTAGTGATAAGTTGCGTTTTGGGTCGTCATTTTTAGTTGCTTTATCCTTTTGATGGATTCAGTGGGCGGTAGTTGAGTCACAATCACCCTAACCCCATTTTGAgtgtgcagttgttttgtgttgtgttctgtgggaAGGAAAGGTAACACAAGCCAAAGGTTTTTGGCACAAAAGCATCAGATAAACTAACATGAAAGGCTCAGTGTTTCACATTAACTGTGACATTACACGGTTACAAATTAACAGCTGAGATAAGCTGCATGTCCCCAACAGTAGCGGCATTGTGAGCAGGTTGTTTTGCAGACACTCAAAGTGGCTCGAATACAATGACAAGTCCAgttcacattttatattatttacacAAGAGTTTTTGGACACTAAAATATCCAAATTTCATATCCTCATTGTGGCCTTTTGATGTTTAAACGTTGCTATCCACACAGCTCggtgtttcagtttaaaaaaaaaagatggactGGTGCACTAGATAAAGCCTGACGTCaagcagcaaaactgaaaactttAAGGAAGGAAAACCTTTGAACTGCTATTAAAATCAAAGCTTGATGCTTTGTTTAGTACATTCAAGTGTTGGCGGATGCCTCAGGTAGAAGTTAGAGTTGCTGGACATTGGTTTAAACTTTATGAGGCTGCCTGTAAAAAAGCTTTTCCTCTCCTCATTATGGGTTTGGATTACATTCATTGcagaaaatatgattaaatCATGTCCTATTAAAGGCTTAGGTTTGTGGAAACTTTATGAACTGCCTGTTTATTTAAATCTACAGTGCAAGTTTGGCTAGGCAActcaacaaactaaactttcaTCTTTTAGCTTGAAAGGTATTTCGTTTGATgcctgtattttattttaaagcctTTATCAGCTGATGACAATCCTATCATTCATCCTTAAAtctgacaatacaataaatataaacCATTTTGCTAATAATTTGTACTTTCACTTAAGTTTTTAAAACAGGACTtcatattttgtaattttttaagcTAAATGTGAATGCTTCTGTAGCTATTACTAGTCCTTCACATATTGTGTAAATGATATAGTAAGTCTCTACACTGTACAACTGATCTTAACATTAgtataaattatttattattattttatttttaactttatttaaccAAGAGAAATCCcattgagattaagaacctctttttcaagggagtcctggccaagataggcagcagcaaatagaaaacagttacaaaattacacagttaaaacacaattaaaacatgagcaaaaaactaataaaaagttaaatttacaagtaaattatgaaaaacaagtgcatgttgtggagTCGGCCTCAAGAACCcgcagtttggatttaaaaacGCTCAATGAGATCAACTCGTttaatttccagtctttctgcaacatattccatGCAAAAGGTGCAGAGCAAACAAAAGCCTTTATACCCAATTCAGTACAGGCATatggaacagaaagcaacaagTGATCTTGTGAATGGAGAGAGTAAAGATCagaacttttctgtgcagttagagAAGAAATGTAGGTCGGTAGTAGTCCATTGGAGTCTTACATATAAAAGTATAACAATGATAGAACccaaataaaagcatttatttgtAGTGGCATATAGTAAGATTAAAACACTTGGCTGAACTCTGCAGCAACAACGTTTGtcttattaaaaacaaactcaaaatcCAGCAACATTTTAGAAAGATTAGTAAAGAATGATgagcaaaaacaccaaattaaaaGCACTCAAAAGTCTGGAATGACTCTTGCAGGGTATTCATCAATTAATTAAGGCATTGATTAACATTTAATTAGGTGCTAAATTGATGCTACATTGACATCATTAAAATATAGCTTGTGCTGGTGCATTTCCTGTCAGTTCTTACCTGAAGACTCAAGACGTGGCCCTTTTCAGCACATACATGTAACGGAGATCGACCCCACGAGTCTCTGGTGTTGATCTGGGCTCCGTGTGAAAGCAGATCCTGGACAATCAGGTGGTGATCGATGGTAGCTGCGATCTGCAAAGCTGTCTGTGCACAAAGATTACAAAAACTGGAGAGACTGTCAGTGACAACTTAAAAATACGAGTGTACACTGATGAGTGTTTGTACCTGCCCGTTGTGTTCTTTCATATCCAGGGCGCCACATCCAGCCATTTTTGCAGCAAGCACATAAGCAAGAGCCCGTTTGCCTTGAGCCACCGCGATGTGGAGAAATCTGACAGTAGGAACCGAAAAGGGCCAGTTAGAGTCAATATGTTGGAGTAAAATTAATCTAAATATGTCCAAGTTTAGGTTCACAGAGATTTGGATAATCcaaagttgaacattttatttatacattccCTTCATAGCTAAATATGTCAAAGCTTTACATTTGATTTTGTATGATTTTGATGTTATTAATAATCTGCATCATGCCATGTTATAATCCAACAATGCTCCTTTCCTCAACTGCAGAATATAACCCCAGTAATACTAGCGCCTAGATTGGAAACCAGGAGTCTAAAAGATGACTTTGTTCCTGCATACTTACGTGTCACCATCTGAATCTTGCGTGTTTAGCAGCTCGGCAGAAAGTCCTCCAACTTTCTGGGTTTCACGCTGAATCTGCCActgaaataaattcattttttgtcCCTGCAGAGCTGGATATTGCACTGGAAACTGCGCTTGTTGCGGGGTCTTTTCAGCAAtttgaggagctgcaggaggaaactCGATGGTGGGATTTGGGTTTAGtggtgctggagggttgaacggATGAGGACTCACATCGTAGAGGAAAGGCTCatcttttgtatattttaattcAGGCTCCAAGTTGTTGTCTTGTGAGCAGTTCCATTTCTAAAAGAGAATCAATTCAAAGCTGTCAGGTTTTGGTCAGCATATTACTCATTCTATGCTGGTATGTGAATGTAGTCTTGCTTGTAATAAAAACACCCACATGATCTACATATTAATCTTCATGACTTGTACTTTGCTCTCAGTTTTGTATCAGTTCTTCCTCATACTGAAGGAAAGGCCAGGACTTCCCTGTGCTGCATTTTCTAGCTACATGTGAAGATGCTGATTGCAACATTTTCCAGGGAAACCAAACCCTATCATAAATTTGGGATTAACTGATCTTAAACTTGTCTTGTCATGTTCTTGGGCTTGTGGAAATACCTGTTCACTTACAATCGCTTGTCGTTTCATCATTAGAAGTTCTTTCACGGTGTTCTTATTGGACACAGCTTGGGCGTAATCTGGTGGTTTTTGATCGGTCATCGGAGAGCCCGAAAGGACAATCAAAAGAGGGTTGTCAGTGAATCACTAATGGACGCCGTATTGTTGACATAAGAGACCAAACACTTCACAACATGACTAAACACTTCCCTGAACCAACGTCATGCTCCAGTGTTTTTCCAAGTAaactttttcaaaacaaaatgttgcaTTCAGAGGAAGAAAACTtccattttacatgaaaaaaataaacagaatcagGACTTTTCCTTCTGATACTATATTGAACTatacactacccttcaaaagtttggggtcatccagacaatttcatgttttcaatgaaaactcacacttttattcatgtgctaacataactgcacaaggattttctaatcatcaattagcctttcaacgccattagctaacacaatgtagcattagaacacaggagtgatggttgctggaaatgttcctctgtacccctatggagatattccattaaaaatcagccgtttccagctagaatagtcatttaccacattaaatatgtctaggctgtatttttgattaatttaatgtcatcttcattgaaaaaactgcttgtatttcaaaaataaggacatttctaagtgaccccaagcttttgaacagtagtcaAATATATTGGAAGCTTTGGCCAAAACAAACACTGCTACCAGTTAATAGCACCACACTGTAAACGTACTATTTCGTTGTATTGTAGTAAAACAATCATCAGCTCAATATAGTTCAAGGATCAAAAGCAGAAGTTCTATCGTCAACAAACTTGGTATAAAAACTTGGTTGCTTAAGAAGGAACTTAGTCATGTTGTTAAGTGTTTgatttataatttaaatttaaagaatGGCTTCCGGGTTCTCATGTGTCTCTAAAAGAATACAAGAGGAATCAAATGTTCCGAAACCAGACGGTTACTGTGTCCTACTTGTAAAAGTGTTGAATATGTGTATCAGGTTACCAAAATTATGAAACTGACCTTTATAATCCTGGTTCCCAGCTGACAAAACGTGGCTTCGTCTGCCCTCGTTCCCTCTTGGATCCAACATGTTTAAGGAGTCATTAAATGACTCGCCACCTTCAGCTGAAACTTATCCGCTGCCACACACCTGCAAAGTAAACCACCTGTCAACACAAGTGTTATTAACGGGGCGGtcttcatttaaaacatgtagGACTGGCTCACCTTTCTGTTTGTCACTGCAAAATCAGAAATGAGGAACGACTACACAAAATGCCCCACAACAGGCACAACTTCCTGGTCGACGGGTTCCTCAGGTGACACTGTTGTTCATTTCAAAAGAAGAGTTTTAAACACTTCATCACTGCTAAAACTCAACCCTGAAGGGTAAATCTGGCAACATATTGTCTActcattttttctttgcagatCAAGTTAAAagtctgatttaaaaaataaaaacatgctgaaaacaGATCCcttttgttttgaaaagcaGTGAATATTAAAAGCAATATTAAATAACAAAGAAGCCTAATAAAGAAATCAGTTAGTCTTTTGAGCTTTTTGTATATTGAGGATCAGTtgaaatgcaaatgagctgaCTCACTAATATCTGCAATGCAAATTTGAAAGATCCATGCTCAAATTAAAACGAAACAACATGTTTGACATCAAGTTTGCTAGAAAATCAGAACTTTAGGTTTCTATTTTGCTGTGAGAGACTTACAAGTTAAGTGGGTcgctgctgctggagcttctGTGGGGTGAAACCAACTGAAAGCAAGTACTGATTAATTTGAATTTGTTGTTGGAGCAAACCACTCCCTTCTCAACAGCTCTATCTGTTGGGATTTCCCCGCTAGAGAGAGGCAAGCTGGTTACGATGAGGAAATAAGTCCCaattacataaaaaacacaaacatacacacaggtTTGTAGGCACGTAAAAGTTTAAAAGTCTACTTGTGGTTGAAAAGTTGACAGTGAGGGCTTACACAACAAAACAGCTGGTGAATAAGTAACTAAGTAGTTAGGCTGGTTGACTTATTTCAGGTTAAACATTCTGGAAGTAAGAGCTTATAATATGCAGTTATATGAGTAGAAATGGAAGAAGCGGTAACAGACACGctttgtttcttcattttaaacCCCTGCTGTATTATAGTTCCTCCTGttccccaaacttttcaacatcAGCACACCTGGAAGGCCCCAATTTGGGTTAAACTGCTCTTTAATGTGGTGAGAAACTCAACAGATTTGTACACTTTTCATGTCCCGAATACAAACACTGTTGTTGCGCTGAAGGGGAAAACATGCAGCGTTAGTAGCAAAAGAGTGTGAAAAACCATTTTCCATTTCACAGTTACGGGTCTTTGAAGTTGAATATTGGTCGCACGCGATGACATTTCCTATGTTGTTTGTGCATCAATAAATTATCCATTTGCAGAATTACATCTCTCAAATTTCCTACTTTTACAGGACAGGacaatttaataaataacaGCATAACTACAAGGAGCAAACACCAACCGATTATCAACCAGAACATCTGTTTTGTCTGCAAACTTCATCAATAACCAAACACAGACaggcttttcttttcatttcagattCTCATTGAagacaaacatgacaaatgCCAGGCAACAGAATAAATACTGAGTTATTTACTCACTTAAACTTCCTCAAGTTTCTCAAACTGCAACCAAGCAGCAAAGAGAGCAACTGTATAAATTCATGCGTGTATAGCACAGGTCCCTTTaactttacttttaaaaaattattcaggggaaaaaatgagtaaacactgacattttagTGCAATAAAGCGGCTTTGTTGTGGTTGAACTTTAAGGATGCAagcaaaatgtttgcattttactCATTAAACACAAGTTTTTTGCTTAATTTGACAAGAATTTTGCATGAATCTATGAATGTATGAgtcagaaaatgttattttttccagAGTAAGTGCTGCTTCAGTTCGAAAGTACTCTTAGttgttttgtagcattttttttatccaattCTGATCAAATTCATCAACTACACTCCCTTCATTCTTTTGATGTCACTACAGACTACGTGCCTCTCAAATATTCTAGAAAAATATATACATCGACTTGTTAGTGCACagcaagacaaaacagaaacatataaagtgctctaaaaaaaataatcctttGTAGCGCATAGTGGAGGGTCtttaacaaaaacatcacaatctGACAGTTCAAGATTAacagtaaaatgacaaacagcaaGTCCTGGATATCAGACAGCGTGCTTCACGTACCACTGCTAGATTTTCGACATAAATAAGCTCAAAAATTCCTACCACATCAGCTCAGTAGAAAAACGCATACTGCATGTACACGTCTGACAAAATGCATGTCTTCTGTACCGATGTGGTTTGTATGTCACGcaggaaaataagaaaaaattaaGGAAAAAGCACAACAAGAATAATAAAGAAGTTCCAATCGTCAGTTCAGAGTCATCCAGCAGTTCAGGTTTGGCAGGAGTCTTTCGTCAGGAATGGTTTTAAGGAAAGAGTTCAACCAGAGTCAAGTGGTCCAACACCAGGAACGTCCACTTCACTCTTTGCTTTAATGCCTCCAGGAGTCTGAGCCTAGTTGTGGCCTGATGTCGATGGAAAAATAACAGTTATGGTTTGTCACATTAACAAAGAGCTCCAGGCATGAAGCAGAGACGTGGCGAATGTTTGTGATTCTAAAAATGTGGAACAACTGGCACTAACAGGGCTGCATGCGGGATGCTGATGAGTTAGGTGATTCACAGACAGAAGCTGTTATCAGGTAGTGTCACGATTTCCCGGTAAAGAACAGCAACATTGAAATTTTCCACTTGTATAAGAAGTGATTTTTCAATACACCAGGAACATTTTGTAAATTTAGAAAAAGTAacgtaaaaagaaaaaaactacacatTAAATAAGGTATTTAGCCCATAACCCAAACAACTTTGTATAAAACATGAACCGAACCAGTGCAACAATCAATCAAATGACTTGTGTTTCgtaattttaaaacatcttcattggTTATTCTGTGCGTATAATAGATAAATGCATCAATGCGTCTGTAgaaccacatctctgctgcagtgattttgtttgacattttattatttatgttccaAGATTCACATTCATACATCAGAACTGCGAGAAAGTAACAACTGAGAGTCCTCATACAGATGCTAAttgctgttttcttgtttgtcagtttgtttttcatttttacaaacgCTGTTCTTGCTGCCTTACATCTGATATCTGTTTCACTCCTCCCATCTGATGTCATCCATGAACCGACatatttgaaatgatgaacCCGCTTCAGTATTTCTTGATCTAATTCTATGTTACAGGTTGGggtgacatttttctttgaaattaccATTACAGCGGTCCCTCGTCTATCGCGAGTGTTACATTCCAGACTGCTCTGCGATAGACGAAAATCTGCGAAGTAGCgaccatattttttttttattatttatatatatatttcaaggCTTTATAGACCCTCCCCACATATCGCAGAGCAACAGTATGCGCAGCGATCAGACATCAAGGTGGAACGGACAAGACCAGATGCTAAATGCTGCTACacaagagacagaggagacggATGCTACGGtctctcagccaatcagcagccagCGCTGTAcgctatgcattttatttacattaaatatccttttaatatgttttaattattacttttatatatatttattttgtattgttttaaattttttaggctagaaaatgcttattttaccacaaaataattaaaataatgtagcgatCGCAGAGCCTGTCGCTATGATTGAACTGTtttgctgcaatgcaccatgggagttccgAGTGTTCGGGGTTTAAAtatcattattgtggtttatgttagtgttccagtgttattagtgtttgtgttttgttgtgttgttgtggtttagtcagcctagttagtttggtcAAGCGTTACGTTGTCAtgaccgtgagtgtgaagtgtcgtgtgtttgatgacttcctgccacattttatCATGTCGGTATCTGtgcatgtcaaaataaaagcatccacCAGTTACAGAATGCATTAACGGGAGATGTCTTTTCTCCAGCAGCATTCTTAAACACAGCTTGCCACAataacaaatatgcaaaaataccTCTATGTCGCAAAATCCTGCAATATAGCGAAAAATCCGTGATACCAAATGTAGCTTAAAAATCCGCAATACAGTAAGACCTTGAAAAGTGAACTGCAATATGGTGAGGGACCACTGTGcttctgctttctttttgttCAAAGACAAAGCAAGTTTTTGGCTCTCTGTATTAATTGTGGATACTTTGGTTTGCAAGCTTTCTTCACTGTTTGCTATCAGCACTGTATCATCTGCGTATGATATTTAAGTTCTAACCTCTGATGGATACTGCCGGTGCAATGGTGTCACTATTAAATTctatgacaagaaaattgtacTTCATGTTGTGCAGACATACCTGAAGACATGCTGGCTGTGCAATAGTCTCTAAATCTATTTCTACCACGTCgaattgattgactgattgacaTTGGAACAGACGCTCACCTGCGAGGTATTTCGCACCAATCAGCATCACCATGCTGCCCATGATGTAAAAGCCCAGTGGGACGCTGCTGAAGATACTCGGTTCACCTTTTGGTCATCGGAGCAGAACGTCAGTAAGTTTGAGGAGAGAAAGACAGTAACAGTGATTCTAAGCgacaaacagtgaaaacatctAAGTAAATGGTGGTGCAGATATATTTAGAGTTTAGACTTTTATACCATCTTCATCCACTTCATATAAAAGTCATTCTGCCCAGCCATCTCTGATgtgacagatttttgttttaagtgatgaatattgattgagttgaccatgtgtaaaatctgggcTCAGAGCTAAAATTAATTGTTGAGTTAAAACTTCTCATAGTAGGTGTTGATCAATGTTTGAAACCATAACTGGAGAAATAATGCAGCTGGAGTCCTGAAAGTTTACAGGTTCAGTGATCTGTATATCCGGTCTTTGATGTTAAAACCCTGCTCTAATgcaaattttgtcaaaaatgttcTATTCTGACATTCCACCaaccataaaatctttattgtTCATCCTCAGAGGCAGATTTTTATTCCTGTGATTGGCACCAATAGAAGCTTTAAAATGTGGAGTATGGAGCCAGTCAGAGGCACTTTATGAAACTATTAAAATTATACTTTTTGCTGTATGTCTGATGCTGAAACCACATCATAGTGTCCTAGCTGGAAGAGTTCTATAATGCTGTTACTGGGCTAAAACAAAAATCAGGGTTTTAAAACTTCAGTACTTgatctaattttaaaaagtggaacCATACGCATCAGCAATATGGCAGACTATACAGTACTGTCCAGAAGTTTGGGGGCAGttagaaacgtccttatttttgaaagaaaaccattttttttattggtttatggTTCTTCCTACCGTTTCCGTTACCAATAGGCTCTGTTGTTTCCCAGTTCATGGATTTCTGCACCGCCCTCTTCCAGCGCGCATACCGAAACTCACTCTCTGTTGAgcacacacaaaatgcaaagcAGCAACTACTGATAAGCACTGAATATCATCATGTGTCTTTTCAGGCGAGCAGAGACAGCAAGCAGCTCATTTTACCTTCAGGGTTGATCTGAGGCTCGAACTTCTCTGATGTGACTTCGCTCAGGTCGTCTGGGTTCAGGCTCCACACACTAACGCCCTCTGCTGCTCCCGCTGCCATCGCTGCCCCCAGAGCTGTGGTCTCTGGCATGGAGGGCTTCACTGAGAACAGCAATTAACGCAATCAACAACAGGTATTAGAGACTCGTCTTCAGAGGTCAATGAGTTCATAGGAGTAATTATAATAACATCAAATCACAGTGGAATAGACAGTGGTGTGAGAGTTTGTTTAACTAAACTGTCCACCTgaaatttattgaaaaaaggGCATTACCAACAGACACTCTGAAACTGGGGTGttaaacatgtggcccgtgggtcAAAACCGGCCCGCGAGACGGAACAATCCGGCccacgggacgactttgtaaagtgtaaaaattacagagaagacaattgcagattgtaaatttgtaaatctaaaaatttaaaatcatttctagatcatgacaagttgttttgatcatcaagtaaaatactagattgctcactgttttgtcattttgagtctcatttttgtaatattttgccttgtttttgttgtttttttgtctgacttttgcagTTTGCTTCATGTTTATAAtcgctttgtgtttccttttttgtttcccttgtgttttttgtcttatttttgccattttgtgtattgctttattcattgttttgtatattgtttttgtcgttttgtgattCCTTTTTGCTTCCCTTgtgctttttttggtcattttttgtctcatttgtgtccatttttgtcgctttgtaactttttttgtcacatttttgttttgttttgtgtcgcttgtctcattttttccattttgtgtctcattttt harbors:
- the nfkbiz gene encoding NF-kappa-B inhibitor zeta isoform X1 — its product is MLDPRGNEGRRSHVLSAGNQDYKDYAQAVSNKNTVKELLMMKRQAIVSEQKWNCSQDNNLEPELKYTKDEPFLYDVSPHPFNPPAPLNPNPTIEFPPAAPQIAEKTPQQAQFPVQYPALQGQKMNLFQWQIQRETQKVGGLSAELLNTQDSDGDTFLHIAVAQGKRALAYVLAAKMAGCGALDMKEHNGQTALQIAATIDHHLIVQDLLSHGAQINTRDSWGRSPLHVCAEKGHVLSLQRIWRNSGQQVDVEMFNYDGLTALHAAVLSHNAAVKEMRKAEDSCSYMVAERVQRRQMLVECIKILLHMGASYGTKDLKSGRTCLHMACEEGNVELLNMFLDQPISLSIVNVKTFSGNTALHIVSSLQNNPTQAEAVKLLMRKGADPGIRNLENELPCQLVSEGLIGEKVWKILKGKLFHA
- the nfkbiz gene encoding NF-kappa-B inhibitor zeta isoform X2; its protein translation is MLDPRGNEGRRSHVLSAGNQDYKDYAQAVSNKNTVKELLMMKRQAIKWNCSQDNNLEPELKYTKDEPFLYDVSPHPFNPPAPLNPNPTIEFPPAAPQIAEKTPQQAQFPVQYPALQGQKMNLFQWQIQRETQKVGGLSAELLNTQDSDGDTFLHIAVAQGKRALAYVLAAKMAGCGALDMKEHNGQTALQIAATIDHHLIVQDLLSHGAQINTRDSWGRSPLHVCAEKGHVLSLQRIWRNSGQQVDVEMFNYDGLTALHAAVLSHNAAVKEMRKAEDSCSYMVAERVQRRQMLVECIKILLHMGASYGTKDLKSGRTCLHMACEEGNVELLNMFLDQPISLSIVNVKTFSGNTALHIVSSLQNNPTQAEAVKLLMRKGADPGIRNLENELPCQLVSEGLIGEKVWKILKGKLFHA